A window of Pseudodesulfovibrio hydrargyri contains these coding sequences:
- a CDS encoding AraC family transcriptional regulator yields the protein MQGPDVLSEIFSTLRLNGSLYFRARLSGAYAVEVPRERRTIRFHLVRQGACLVSVPGERDVELGRGDLIIIPDGAPQVLSAGEGIPAAPLGDVLAKFPVEDGMLTCAVPPSPDARFPSVDLLCGYCVFDEAVDHPVLKALPRSMVLRSRDLSDVPCARAALDLLAMEAEQEGPGMIGVVSRLIEIVFLQAVRGRGNEDAPHLADFTAALRDSNVSEALQAIHRDPGAGWTIESLASAAGMSRARFADRFAKLVGVPPINYLAKWRLMKGRALLAETSASLEDIAVRCGYASAASFSRRFKQEFGLGPGAYRKTR from the coding sequence ATGCAGGGACCCGATGTTCTTTCCGAAATCTTTTCGACGCTGCGGCTGAACGGCTCCCTGTACTTCCGGGCGCGGTTGAGCGGCGCGTACGCCGTGGAGGTGCCCCGGGAGCGGCGGACCATCCGCTTCCACCTCGTGCGCCAAGGGGCGTGCCTCGTTTCCGTGCCCGGAGAGCGCGACGTCGAGCTCGGCCGGGGCGACCTGATCATCATTCCGGACGGGGCTCCGCAGGTCCTGAGCGCGGGCGAGGGCATCCCCGCCGCGCCGCTGGGAGACGTGCTGGCCAAATTTCCGGTGGAGGACGGCATGCTCACCTGCGCGGTGCCGCCGTCCCCGGACGCCCGGTTCCCGAGCGTCGACCTGCTGTGCGGCTATTGCGTCTTCGACGAGGCTGTCGACCACCCGGTCCTGAAGGCATTGCCCCGGTCCATGGTGCTGCGCTCCCGCGACCTGTCCGATGTGCCGTGCGCCAGGGCCGCGCTGGACCTGCTGGCCATGGAGGCGGAACAGGAGGGACCGGGCATGATCGGGGTCGTAAGCAGGCTGATCGAGATCGTTTTCCTGCAGGCGGTCCGGGGCAGGGGGAATGAGGACGCGCCCCATCTGGCGGACTTCACCGCGGCCCTGCGGGACAGCAACGTATCCGAGGCATTGCAGGCCATTCACCGCGACCCCGGGGCGGGTTGGACCATCGAGTCCCTGGCCTCGGCCGCGGGCATGTCCCGGGCCAGGTTCGCCGACCGGTTCGCCAAGCTGGTCGGCGTGCCCCCGATCAATTACCTGGCCAAGTGGCGGCTCATGAAGGGCCGTGCGCTGCTCGCCGAGACCAGCGCCTCCCTGGAGGACATCGCCGTGCGCTGCGGGTACGCCTCGGCCGCCTCTTTTTCCCGAAGGTTCAAGCAGGAATTCGGCCTCGGCCCCGGCGCATACCGGAAGACCCGATAG
- a CDS encoding LysE family translocator — protein MTTETVLALMSFALVMSITPGPANFLLLASGANFGIFRTLPLLFGVSFGFLFMVFLVGLGLGGLLTQYPAIHTVLRIACGAYILWLAYKIGRSRSLGKGEDGMAKPLGFLQAALLQWVNPKAWTVALIVNVSYAFPGAVLPGLLKMIPLFAVVNLPSIGVWALSGSALRGYLSGSGRLAVFNVIMALLLVLSTIPMLLNA, from the coding sequence ATGACGACGGAAACGGTTCTCGCCCTGATGAGCTTCGCCCTGGTCATGTCGATCACGCCCGGGCCCGCCAACTTCCTGCTCCTCGCCTCGGGAGCGAACTTCGGTATATTCCGCACGCTGCCGCTGCTCTTCGGCGTCAGCTTCGGCTTCCTGTTCATGGTCTTTCTGGTCGGCCTGGGGCTGGGCGGCCTGCTGACGCAATACCCGGCCATCCACACCGTGCTGCGTATCGCCTGCGGGGCCTACATCCTGTGGCTGGCCTACAAGATCGGACGCAGCCGCTCCCTGGGCAAGGGCGAGGACGGCATGGCCAAACCCCTGGGGTTCCTCCAGGCCGCCCTGCTCCAGTGGGTCAACCCCAAGGCGTGGACCGTGGCCCTCATCGTGAACGTGTCCTACGCCTTCCCGGGCGCGGTCCTGCCCGGCCTGCTGAAGATGATCCCGCTCTTCGCAGTGGTCAACCTGCCCTCCATCGGGGTATGGGCCTTATCGGGATCGGCGCTTCGGGGATACCTTTCCGGCAGCGGGCGGCTCGCGGTCTTCAACGTGATCATGGCCCTGTTGCTCGTACTCTCGACCATCCCCATGCTGTTGAACGCGTAA
- a CDS encoding DUF488 domain-containing protein, producing the protein MPVQVVRLGTPRRKGEGIRIGTVRRPPRGVRKSDYAAQNWYDVWLPDVAPTPELMKQGQAVETEAQWAAFAKKYRRELAAPDKTRALQLLAAFSASSDFSIGCYCEDRNRCHIAVLSEVLAELGAVFRDGE; encoded by the coding sequence ATGCCCGTACAGGTAGTCCGGCTGGGCACGCCCCGGCGCAAGGGCGAAGGCATACGCATCGGCACCGTCCGGCGGCCGCCGCGCGGAGTGAGGAAAAGCGACTACGCCGCGCAGAACTGGTACGACGTCTGGCTGCCGGACGTCGCGCCCACGCCCGAGCTGATGAAACAGGGACAGGCCGTGGAGACCGAGGCGCAGTGGGCCGCCTTTGCCAAGAAGTACCGCCGGGAGCTGGCCGCGCCGGACAAGACCCGGGCCTTGCAGTTGCTGGCCGCGTTTTCCGCGAGCAGCGACTTTTCCATCGGCTGTTACTGCGAGGACCGCAACCGCTGCCACATCGCCGTGCTGAGCGAGGTCCTGGCCGAACTCGGTGCCGTGTTCAGGGACGGCGAGTAG
- a CDS encoding amidohydrolase family protein: protein MDAGAVHGGKAFDPVAFARVSGLEVDFVKAVMRRMNDLHEARIEEMDAAGIDVSILSLTAAGIEGIADPAAAAIAARKVNDFLAETVAKADGRYLGFASIPFQDADAAVRELEYSIGELGFKGVMVNGYVQDPDQDVGHYLDEERFLPVWEAIAEMGIPVYIHPRPSLPQVRDAFYGQHPELAGATWGFAPETATHALRLVYSGLFDRHPGLNVILGHLGETIPYFSWRIQRCFEYNPLGHQVEKRLQDYLCENFYITTSGNHFDQALICAVLTIGADRIMFATDYPFEMSPDAAEWIEKAPISENDKRKIAHGNARALFGI, encoded by the coding sequence ATGGACGCTGGGGCGGTGCACGGCGGCAAGGCGTTCGATCCGGTCGCCTTCGCCCGGGTCAGCGGGCTTGAGGTCGATTTCGTCAAGGCCGTCATGCGGCGCATGAACGACCTCCACGAGGCGCGCATCGAGGAGATGGACGCGGCGGGGATCGACGTCTCGATACTGTCGCTGACCGCGGCCGGGATAGAAGGCATCGCCGACCCTGCGGCCGCCGCAATCGCGGCCAGAAAGGTCAACGACTTTCTGGCCGAGACGGTCGCCAAGGCCGATGGCCGTTACCTGGGATTCGCGAGCATACCCTTCCAGGACGCCGATGCCGCCGTAAGGGAGCTGGAGTACTCCATCGGTGAACTCGGCTTCAAGGGGGTCATGGTCAACGGGTATGTCCAGGACCCCGACCAGGACGTGGGCCATTATTTGGACGAGGAGCGTTTCCTCCCGGTGTGGGAGGCGATCGCGGAGATGGGGATTCCGGTGTACATCCATCCGAGGCCGTCCCTGCCGCAGGTCCGCGACGCGTTCTACGGCCAGCACCCAGAGCTGGCCGGGGCCACGTGGGGATTCGCCCCGGAGACCGCGACGCACGCCCTGCGGCTCGTGTACAGCGGACTATTCGACCGCCATCCCGGCCTCAACGTGATCCTGGGGCATCTGGGCGAGACGATCCCCTATTTCTCCTGGCGGATTCAGCGCTGCTTCGAATACAACCCGCTCGGCCACCAGGTGGAGAAGCGCCTCCAGGACTACCTGTGCGAGAACTTCTACATCACCACCAGCGGCAACCATTTCGACCAGGCGCTGATCTGCGCGGTCCTGACCATCGGGGCCGACAGGATCATGTTCGCGACCGATTATCCGTTCGAGATGTCGCCCGATGCGGCGGAGTGGATCGAGAAGGCGCCGATCAGTGAGAACGACAAACGCAAGATCGCCCACGGCAACGCCCGGGCGCTGTTCGGCATCTGA
- a CDS encoding DHCW motif cupin fold protein, with protein MNEKNIPFQTVDWSSVPRTEHKGETGVAYWQTLQFDGLRVRVVEYSKGYKADHWCEKGHIVYCLEGEVVNERQDGPSSVLKPGMSYIVSDDLSSHRSVTETGVKLLIIDGDFLKLKA; from the coding sequence ATGAACGAGAAGAATATCCCCTTCCAGACCGTCGACTGGTCCTCGGTGCCGCGAACGGAACACAAGGGGGAGACCGGCGTCGCCTATTGGCAGACCCTGCAATTCGACGGGTTGCGCGTCCGCGTCGTCGAGTATTCAAAAGGGTACAAGGCGGACCACTGGTGCGAGAAGGGGCACATCGTCTACTGCCTGGAGGGCGAGGTGGTCAACGAGCGGCAGGACGGCCCGAGTTCGGTCCTGAAGCCGGGCATGTCCTACATCGTCTCCGACGACCTGAGTTCCCACCGGTCCGTGACCGAGACCGGGGTCAAGCTGCTCATCATCGACGGCGACTTCCTGAAACTGAAGGCCTGA
- a CDS encoding (Fe-S)-binding protein: MQRSMACNELEFLADYNFANCLVCGTCANVCPTTGAPGLDGLDARKVMRMLANGLVEEVVASDFPWLCTGCGRCTGACPGGIDITSLMGRLKGLRPRDQVPGSLHKGMLNNLETGNNLAIPQREYFESMADLGSELAEEECPGFYVPIDKQGADTLFFPNSKEVYGDFEDQFWWWKIFYAARENWTVPGRNWEAVDWALFTGNEEGNKELARRKIEYMKEHEIGRMIMPDCGGGSYGARKGMAKLAQENPANRVDFLYLYDYLMEIIRDGRIKLDKSVHAGRRFTFHDSCKHGRELQRTFGKGYFEEPRWIMRQCVDDFVELTPNREKNYCCGAGGGLWPLPYEKQSAWHARIKQQQIEDSGADVVVVGCSNCRDQLMRRIPKFYQDRKYEVKYLWQLVAEALVIEPWEPERVERAEAEAKAQWDSLGIELD; encoded by the coding sequence ATGCAACGATCCATGGCCTGCAACGAACTGGAATTTCTGGCCGACTACAACTTCGCCAACTGCCTGGTCTGCGGCACCTGCGCAAACGTCTGCCCGACCACCGGCGCTCCGGGGCTGGACGGCCTGGACGCGCGCAAGGTCATGCGCATGCTGGCCAACGGGCTGGTGGAGGAGGTCGTGGCCTCGGATTTCCCCTGGCTGTGCACGGGCTGCGGCCGGTGCACCGGGGCCTGCCCCGGCGGCATCGACATCACCTCGCTCATGGGCAGGCTCAAGGGGCTGCGGCCCCGCGACCAGGTGCCGGGGTCCCTGCACAAGGGCATGCTCAACAACCTGGAGACCGGCAACAACCTGGCCATCCCGCAGCGGGAATATTTCGAGTCCATGGCCGACCTGGGCAGCGAACTGGCCGAGGAGGAGTGTCCCGGCTTTTACGTGCCCATCGACAAACAGGGCGCGGACACCCTGTTCTTCCCCAACTCCAAGGAAGTGTACGGCGATTTCGAGGACCAGTTCTGGTGGTGGAAGATATTCTACGCCGCCAGGGAGAACTGGACCGTGCCCGGGCGCAACTGGGAGGCCGTGGACTGGGCCCTGTTCACCGGCAACGAGGAAGGCAACAAGGAGCTGGCCCGGCGCAAGATCGAGTACATGAAGGAGCACGAGATCGGCCGGATGATCATGCCCGACTGCGGCGGCGGCTCCTACGGCGCGCGCAAGGGCATGGCCAAGCTGGCCCAGGAGAACCCGGCCAACCGCGTGGATTTCCTGTACCTGTACGACTATCTCATGGAGATCATCCGGGACGGCCGCATCAAGCTGGACAAGTCGGTGCATGCGGGCCGCAGGTTCACCTTCCACGACTCCTGCAAGCACGGCCGGGAACTCCAGCGGACCTTCGGCAAGGGGTATTTCGAGGAGCCGCGCTGGATCATGCGCCAGTGCGTGGACGACTTCGTGGAGCTGACCCCCAACCGGGAGAAGAACTACTGCTGCGGCGCGGGCGGCGGCCTGTGGCCCCTGCCCTATGAGAAGCAGTCCGCCTGGCACGCCCGGATCAAGCAGCAGCAGATCGAGGACAGCGGGGCCGACGTGGTGGTCGTGGGCTGCTCCAACTGCCGCGACCAGCTCATGCGCCGCATCCCCAAGTTCTACCAGGACCGCAAGTACGAGGTGAAATACCTCTGGCAGCTCGTGGCCGAGGCCTTGGTCATCGAGCCGTGGGAACCCGAACGCGTGGAGCGGGCCGAAGCCGAGGCCAAGGCCCAGTGGGATTCCCTGGGCATCGAACTGGACTGA